The following proteins come from a genomic window of Carcharodon carcharias isolate sCarCar2 chromosome 10, sCarCar2.pri, whole genome shotgun sequence:
- the fjx1 gene encoding four-jointed box protein 1 — protein sequence MRTLLASLALISFLGFFHGSSSSPQSKAKSFRTLLAVTVSPEQGRRSTPRASWPPRVVPAQVLAQDVFWSDRLDGVPSAGFSDLHVKRWQLKARSSWLVSLERGCGRVSNRLASFSDGTRACLRYGINPDQVLGETLSFYLSRLLGIRNVPALALSRVNINAEQWLRVRQDVQGSQWADKPIVSLTEWISNLTDVVTPPSLRTEGRRLHPLVEELANVTSQEMLELVQWSDLILFDYLTANFDRLASNLLSLQWDSRVMERSTNNLHRTAKGALVFIDNEAGLVHGYRVLPMWDRYHESLLKTLCIFRKETAKKIAELHKSQNVANQLLDLYRANEPLASQMGFLSEEHSEMLQSRTDRLYKHILQCKANYSK from the coding sequence ATGAGGACCCTGTTGGCCTCCCTGGCTCTGATCTCTTTCCTGGGTTTCTTTCACGGATCTTCCTCTTCTCCCCAGAGCAAAGCGAAAAGTTTCCGAACTCTTCTCGCCGTTACCGTGTCCCCGGAGCAGGGGAGAAGAAGCACCCCCAGGGCTAGCTGGCCCCCCCGGGTTGTCCCTGCCCAAGTGCTTGCCCAGGACGTGTTCTGGAGCGATCGTTTGGATGGCGTTCCCTCCGCTGGATTTTCCGATCTCCACGTCAAGCGCTGGCAGTTGAAAGCCCGCTCCTCATGGCTGGTGTCCTTGGAGAGAGGCTGCGGGAGGGTGTCCAACAGGCTGGCCAGCTTCTCGGATGGCACCAGAGCCTGCCTCAGGTATGGCATCAACCCAGACCAAGTACTGGGGGAGaccctctctttctatctctccagGCTCCTTGGCATTCGCAACGTACCCGCTCTGGCTCTGTCCAGGGTCAACATCAACGCCGAGCAGTGGCTGAGGGTCAGGCAGGATGTTCAAGGCTCTCAATGGGCGGACAAACCCATCGTTAGTCTCACCGAGTGGATCAGCAATCTCACCGACGTGGTGACCCCCCCATCTCTCAGGACAGAAGGAAGGAGGCTGCACCCCTTGGTGGAAGAACTGGCCAATGTGACAAGCCAGGAGATGTTGGAGCTGGTGCAATGGTCAGACCTCATCCTTTTTGATTACCTGACTGCCAACTTTGACAGACTGGCCAGCAACCTCCTGAGCCTGCAGTGGGACTCCAGAGTAATGGAGAGGTCGACCAATAACCTCCACCGGACTGCAAAGGGGGCTCTGGTCTTCATTGACAATGAGGCGGGGCTGGTCCATGGGTACCGAGTGCTGCCCATGTGGGACCGGTACCACGAGTCACTGCTGAAAACTCTGTGCATCTTCCGGAAGGAAACCGCCAAGAAAATCGCCGAGTTGCACAAGTCTCAAAATGTTGCCAACCAGTTACTGGATTTATATAGGGCCAATGAACCCCTGGCCTCTCAAATGGGATTCCTGTCTGAGGAACACTCTGAGATGTTGCAGAGCAGGACTGATCGTTTGTATAAGCATATACTGCAATGTAAAGCTAATTATAGTAAATAG